Proteins co-encoded in one Bacillus paramycoides genomic window:
- a CDS encoding CAP domain-containing protein codes for MKKRVLLSVAAATALTLGVSSLDAQAATVQPSNIKVQNIQHSKVMMKQMSQQELQAFLQSMGVESLAQWQQGNFQPNCIIPGQQPTENVVTEQPTAKPETQKPAEQKPVEQKPAEEVQKPEAQKPAENNNTQKPAEQKPAEQKPAEEAKSLSEFEQRVVELTNAERTKQGLPALKIDTELSKVARIKSEDMQKNNYFDHNSPTYGSPFDMMKKFGISYTSAGENIAQGQRTPEEVVQAWMNSAGHRANILNNGFTHIGVGYVESGNYWTQQFITK; via the coding sequence ATGAAAAAACGTGTTTTATTATCTGTAGCTGCTGCAACGGCTCTTACTTTAGGAGTATCTTCTCTAGATGCACAAGCTGCAACAGTACAACCATCTAACATAAAGGTTCAAAATATTCAGCATTCAAAAGTGATGATGAAGCAAATGAGCCAACAAGAATTACAAGCATTCTTACAATCTATGGGCGTGGAATCATTAGCACAATGGCAACAAGGAAACTTCCAACCAAATTGCATTATTCCTGGTCAACAACCTACTGAAAATGTTGTAACTGAGCAACCAACAGCTAAGCCAGAAACTCAAAAGCCTGCTGAGCAAAAACCAGTTGAGCAAAAGCCTGCTGAAGAAGTTCAAAAACCAGAAGCTCAAAAGCCTGCTGAAAACAACAATACTCAAAAACCAGCTGAACAAAAACCTGCTGAGCAAAAGCCTGCTGAAGAAGCAAAATCTTTAAGCGAGTTCGAACAACGTGTTGTTGAATTAACAAACGCTGAGCGTACAAAACAAGGTTTACCAGCTTTAAAAATCGATACTGAATTAAGCAAAGTAGCACGTATTAAATCTGAAGATATGCAAAAAAACAACTACTTTGATCATAACAGCCCTACATACGGGTCTCCGTTTGACATGATGAAGAAATTTGGTATTTCTTATACATCAGCCGGTGAAAACATCGCTCAAGGCCAACGTACACCTGAAGAAGTAGTACAAGCTTGGATGAACAGCGCTGGACACCGTGCAAACATCTTAAATAACGGTTTCACTCACATCGGTGTTGGCTACGTAGAAAGCGGTAACTACTGGACACAACAATTTATTACGAAGTAA
- a CDS encoding aldehyde dehydrogenase, whose translation MSVSSIVNKQKAYFYNGHTRSIEVRKNNLNKLYEGIQRFEEEIFQALKLDLNKSAHESFTTEVGYVLKEISFQLKHISSWSKPKRVRTALTHFGSKGKVVPEPYGVTLIIAPWNYPFQLAIAPLVGALAAGNTIVLKPSELTPNVSKVLTRMLGELFQEELVAVVEGGVEESTALLKEPFDYIFFTGSVGVGKVIMEAAAKQLTPLTLELGGKSPCIVHKDAKIDVTARRIVWGKFLNAGQTCVAPDYMYVHASVKEQLIEALRHEIEEQYGKEPLHNDNYVRIVSERHFERLCTFLKDGKTVIGGNYKRETLHIEPTVLTNVTWESAVMEDEIFGPILPIIEYDNIEEVIDTIQQHPKPLALYVFSEDKEVQRQVTSNISYGGGCINDVVYHLATPYLPFGGVGSSGLGSYHGEESFRTFSHYKSILVQSTAFDMKIRYSSTKSALKFIRKLLK comes from the coding sequence ATGAGTGTTTCTTCTATTGTAAATAAACAAAAGGCATATTTTTATAATGGCCATACGAGAAGTATAGAAGTGAGAAAGAATAATTTGAACAAGCTTTATGAAGGCATTCAGCGTTTTGAAGAAGAAATATTTCAGGCATTGAAATTAGATTTAAATAAGTCAGCTCATGAGTCATTTACAACGGAAGTTGGATATGTATTAAAGGAAATTTCCTTTCAATTGAAGCATATTTCATCGTGGAGTAAACCGAAGCGAGTTCGAACAGCACTTACTCACTTTGGATCAAAGGGAAAAGTAGTGCCAGAACCATATGGTGTGACACTTATTATTGCACCGTGGAATTATCCGTTTCAATTAGCAATTGCCCCACTTGTAGGAGCGCTGGCAGCTGGAAATACAATCGTTTTAAAGCCGTCAGAGTTAACGCCAAACGTTTCTAAAGTGCTAACGAGAATGTTAGGTGAATTATTCCAAGAAGAGCTTGTAGCGGTAGTAGAAGGCGGCGTTGAAGAGAGTACAGCTTTGCTGAAGGAACCATTTGATTATATTTTCTTTACAGGTAGTGTGGGCGTTGGGAAAGTTATCATGGAGGCAGCAGCAAAACAGTTGACGCCGCTTACGTTAGAACTTGGCGGAAAGAGTCCATGTATTGTACATAAAGATGCAAAAATAGACGTAACAGCAAGAAGAATTGTTTGGGGGAAGTTTTTAAATGCAGGGCAAACGTGTGTAGCACCTGATTATATGTATGTGCATGCTTCCGTGAAAGAACAGTTAATTGAAGCGTTGCGACATGAAATTGAGGAGCAGTATGGAAAAGAGCCACTGCACAATGATAATTATGTACGAATTGTGAGTGAACGTCATTTTGAACGTTTATGTACGTTTTTGAAAGATGGTAAAACTGTAATTGGCGGGAACTATAAAAGAGAAACTTTACATATAGAACCAACAGTGTTAACTAATGTTACATGGGAAAGTGCTGTTATGGAAGACGAAATTTTTGGTCCGATTTTACCAATTATAGAATACGACAACATAGAAGAGGTAATTGACACGATTCAGCAACATCCGAAGCCGTTAGCGTTATATGTATTTTCTGAAGATAAAGAAGTACAAAGGCAGGTAACGAGTAATATTTCGTATGGCGGAGGCTGTATTAATGATGTTGTCTATCATCTTGCAACGCCATATTTACCTTTTGGTGGCGTCGGAAGTAGTGGATTAGGGAGTTATCATGGGGAAGAAAGTTTTCGGACTTTTTCACATTATAAAAGCATTTTAGTCCAATCTACGGCATTCGATATGAAAATTCGTTACTCTTCTACAAAAAGTGCTTTAAAATTCATACGAAAGTTGTTAAAATGA
- a CDS encoding phosphatase PAP2 family protein yields MKKKLHQYELVCIALLLAVFGIVAWRVHAGGVTVMDTYVRGLVKGIQTEESLAFFSHYTKLGSAIGIVTTLIISLLVFWRKRYYAAMIVYPVGILVTHLVNKGIKEIAKRERPSLNEAFDALGYSFPSGHAMLSIMTFGFLAYIIAANLKSVTGKYVITILMGIVILSIGLSRVILNVHYPTDILAGYCVGGILLIMAIYCHRLLTERLGLDKER; encoded by the coding sequence TTGAAAAAGAAGTTACATCAGTATGAGCTAGTATGTATCGCTTTATTACTTGCTGTATTTGGCATTGTTGCTTGGCGCGTACATGCGGGTGGCGTTACAGTAATGGATACATATGTCCGAGGATTAGTAAAAGGAATACAAACAGAAGAGTCGCTTGCATTTTTCTCACACTATACAAAATTAGGCTCTGCTATTGGGATTGTAACTACGCTCATTATAAGTTTACTTGTTTTTTGGAGAAAACGTTATTACGCTGCGATGATCGTGTATCCAGTTGGTATTTTAGTAACACATCTTGTAAATAAAGGGATAAAAGAAATTGCGAAAAGGGAGCGTCCGTCGTTAAATGAAGCGTTCGATGCACTTGGGTATAGTTTCCCTAGTGGGCATGCGATGTTATCTATTATGACATTCGGATTTCTTGCTTATATCATTGCCGCTAATTTGAAGAGTGTAACTGGGAAATATGTTATAACGATTTTGATGGGAATAGTCATTCTATCGATTGGGTTAAGTAGAGTTATTTTAAATGTACACTATCCAACTGATATTTTAGCAGGTTATTGCGTAGGTGGTATTTTGTTAATTATGGCGATTTATTGCCATCGTTTACTTACCGAGAGATTGGGGCTTGATAAAGAAAGATAA
- the potD gene encoding spermidine/putrescine ABC transporter substrate-binding protein PotD: MKLMKRLAGAAISFSLVAGVLAGCGEKKEELNIYSWADNFDEQVLKDFEKKYNVKINYDKYASNEEMLAKLQAGGAKYDLIQPSDYMVKTMAKMDLLAPLDKKNIPNIENMVSNFKTPAFDPENKYSLVYTWGVTGIAYNKKYVKEAPTSWADLWNEKYKGHVTLLNDSREVLGMGLKKHGFSNSTKDDEQLKTAADDLKKLLPNLLAFDTDNIKQKFITEDAWIGTVWSGDAAFIAKDNKDVEYVVPKEGGTIWADTLAIPKGAKNKELAEKFMNYLLDEKVSVKNYESIGYSNPNEKAHPLHSKEYRDNHMIFLTKEELDRTEWLIDVDDKLKDYDRYWTELKTKGK, translated from the coding sequence ATGAAATTAATGAAAAGATTAGCCGGCGCAGCAATTAGCTTTAGCCTTGTTGCTGGTGTACTTGCTGGTTGTGGTGAAAAGAAAGAAGAGTTAAACATTTATAGCTGGGCTGACAATTTTGATGAGCAAGTGCTAAAAGATTTTGAAAAGAAATATAACGTGAAAATAAACTATGATAAGTATGCAAGTAATGAAGAAATGCTTGCGAAATTACAAGCTGGTGGCGCGAAGTATGATTTAATTCAGCCATCTGACTACATGGTTAAAACAATGGCGAAAATGGACTTATTAGCGCCGTTAGATAAGAAAAATATCCCGAATATCGAAAATATGGTTTCTAATTTCAAAACACCTGCGTTTGACCCAGAGAATAAATATTCTTTAGTATATACTTGGGGTGTAACAGGGATTGCATACAATAAAAAGTATGTGAAAGAAGCACCTACAAGCTGGGCTGACTTATGGAATGAGAAATATAAAGGGCATGTAACTTTATTAAATGATTCTCGTGAAGTGTTAGGAATGGGTCTTAAAAAGCATGGTTTCTCAAACAGCACGAAAGACGATGAGCAGTTAAAGACAGCAGCAGATGATTTAAAGAAGCTGCTTCCAAACTTATTAGCATTTGATACAGATAATATTAAACAAAAATTCATTACAGAAGATGCTTGGATTGGAACAGTTTGGTCTGGAGATGCAGCATTTATCGCTAAAGATAATAAAGATGTAGAGTACGTTGTACCAAAAGAAGGCGGCACAATTTGGGCTGACACGTTAGCAATTCCAAAAGGTGCGAAAAACAAAGAGCTTGCAGAGAAGTTTATGAATTACTTATTAGATGAAAAAGTAAGTGTGAAAAACTACGAGTCAATTGGATACAGTAATCCAAATGAAAAAGCTCATCCTCTTCATAGTAAAGAATATCGTGATAACCACATGATCTTCTTAACGAAAGAAGAATTAGATCGTACAGAATGGCTTATTGATGTAGACGATAAGTTAAAAGACTATGATCGTTACTGGACAGAGTTAAAAACAAAAGGTAAATAA
- the potA gene encoding spermidine/putrescine ABC transporter ATP-binding protein PotA: MKKIIKVEAVEKHFGNQVIIPPLSLDIKEGEFLTILGPSGCGKTTLLRMIAGFETPTKGNLLLDDEKINDLPPYKRHMNLVFQHYALFPHMNVEKNICFGMKMQKVPAAEQKERAEEAMRLTQLLEFRNRKPAKLSGGQQQRVAIARAIVNNPRVLLLDEPLGALDFKLRKDLQRELKNLQRNLGITFIYVTHDQEEAMSMSDRIVVMNKGHIEQIGTPKEIYNKPKTLFVATFIGENNIVKNGEGYVAIRPENVKVRSVEEPTLKEYHLGHIEDIEFVGNMEKLYVRDEKTSELLMAYQTAEEAAQWSIGDNVYVGWEQEDEVTLN, encoded by the coding sequence ATGAAAAAGATTATTAAAGTTGAAGCAGTAGAAAAACATTTTGGAAATCAAGTGATTATCCCACCGCTTTCTTTAGATATTAAAGAAGGGGAATTTTTAACGATTTTAGGGCCGAGTGGTTGCGGAAAAACGACGTTACTTCGTATGATCGCAGGATTTGAAACCCCAACTAAAGGGAATCTTTTGTTAGATGATGAAAAGATTAACGATTTGCCACCATATAAACGTCATATGAACCTAGTGTTCCAACATTATGCGTTATTCCCACATATGAATGTGGAGAAAAATATTTGTTTCGGTATGAAAATGCAGAAAGTACCGGCAGCAGAGCAGAAAGAGCGTGCTGAAGAGGCAATGCGTTTAACGCAGTTACTTGAGTTCCGTAATCGTAAACCTGCAAAGCTTTCTGGTGGACAGCAGCAGCGTGTAGCAATTGCGAGAGCGATTGTAAATAACCCGCGTGTATTATTACTAGATGAGCCACTTGGAGCGTTAGACTTTAAGTTAAGAAAAGATTTGCAACGTGAATTGAAAAACTTACAACGTAATTTAGGAATTACGTTCATATACGTAACGCACGATCAAGAAGAAGCGATGAGCATGAGTGATCGTATCGTAGTTATGAATAAAGGACATATTGAACAAATCGGAACGCCGAAAGAAATTTATAATAAGCCGAAAACGTTGTTCGTTGCGACATTTATCGGTGAAAATAATATTGTGAAAAACGGGGAAGGCTATGTAGCAATTCGCCCTGAAAACGTAAAAGTGCGTTCGGTTGAAGAGCCGACTTTAAAAGAATACCATCTTGGACATATTGAAGACATTGAGTTTGTTGGAAATATGGAAAAGCTTTATGTACGTGATGAGAAAACATCAGAATTACTAATGGCATATCAAACTGCTGAAGAAGCAGCGCAGTGGAGCATTGGAGATAATGTATACGTAGGCTGGGAGCAAGAGGACGAGGTGACCTTAAATTGA
- the potB gene encoding spermidine/putrescine ABC transporter permease PotB: MKKGKLLALPTVAWLLIFFLIPLLFVLAFAFMQRGAYGTVEMQFTLENIARVFDPLYMGTLWETVKIAVITTAICLLIGYPFAYTITIVDRKYRSILLLLATIPFWINFLVRSYAWIVILRSQGLVNTLLLKLGIISEPLNLLYNTPSVILGMVYSLLPFMILPVYAAIEQLDKRKLEAAYDLGATPVKAFWNVTVPMTMSGIATGSILVFVSSIGMFVVSDVMGGSKVALIGNVIQNQFLGARDWPFGSALSMIVVLFSVLLIYLYYRATKVYKYDGNGGE; this comes from the coding sequence TTGAAAAAAGGGAAATTACTCGCACTACCTACAGTCGCATGGCTGTTAATCTTCTTCCTAATTCCCCTTCTGTTTGTATTGGCATTTGCCTTCATGCAGCGCGGAGCATATGGGACAGTAGAAATGCAATTTACATTAGAGAACATAGCACGTGTATTTGATCCATTATATATGGGGACGTTATGGGAAACAGTGAAAATTGCGGTTATTACGACAGCAATATGTTTACTAATTGGTTATCCATTTGCGTATACAATTACAATTGTTGATCGTAAATATCGTTCCATTCTTTTATTATTGGCAACGATCCCGTTTTGGATTAACTTCCTTGTTCGTTCATACGCATGGATTGTTATTTTACGTTCACAAGGTCTTGTAAACACATTGCTATTGAAGCTAGGTATTATTAGTGAACCGTTAAATTTACTATACAATACACCTTCTGTAATACTTGGGATGGTATATTCTTTATTACCATTTATGATTTTACCGGTGTATGCAGCGATTGAGCAGCTTGATAAGCGTAAGCTAGAAGCAGCTTATGATTTAGGGGCGACACCAGTAAAGGCATTTTGGAATGTAACAGTACCAATGACGATGTCAGGGATTGCTACTGGTTCTATTTTAGTGTTTGTTTCTTCTATCGGAATGTTTGTTGTATCAGACGTTATGGGTGGATCGAAAGTAGCATTAATCGGAAACGTAATTCAAAATCAATTCTTAGGAGCGCGTGATTGGCCGTTTGGATCTGCGTTATCTATGATTGTTGTTCTATTCTCTGTTCTGTTAATTTACTTATATTATCGTGCAACGAAAGTATATAAATATGATGGGAACGGAGGGGAATAG
- a CDS encoding MMPL family transporter, which translates to MKTNVHKVDKWGKLGAFLYQFRYTVIVVLVLLAVALGIFAPKLPGVLGGDGFQTEGDYQKTKEILDKDFKRSQDTLLLVFEKKKGVSHEEFQKQVEGIVKNVQEKETYESFHHPVQNKEMLQDDIGYATILFSGKTNKERMEKTLQFADKVEKESNTSLKVTPTGFPKINQEINERTQNDLKVAEMIGLPIAFLVLLFSFGSLLASILPIVNGALSVISTMGILYFIGVDKELSIFVLNVAPMIGLALSIDFALLFVNRFREEVAKRTVKEAIAITYQTAGRAIVFSGLCVFVGLSGLFFFKIDYIQSVAISGMIVVIMSILFSLTLLPALLSLIGKRILKKNQVAHTPAKAWRKFAQFVMKHPIAMIIVVTTFIVICLLPLRTANLQFPDVEALPKQSDTRIAYEKYEEAFNETAKTHADVTLVVETKKDMKEKESLQKIEEVIEKLKDDKKVHEVRSLYDGLTGMKADQVAGILASPEAAKLAPIFEAYTKGNKTTIEVFLKTKPRDETAKQWVRDFKQNYKETDVTYYLGGMTTFQQELEDEIKDKVAIGMSVIFGSTFVILLFAFRSILIPIKAIIMNILSLSATIGIVVWLFEGGHFGLEASPVLFVLPIFIFGLVFGLSMDYEVFLISRIHELYEETGDNDQATLEGLVSTSRIITSAALIMIVVTGAFAFTDILPVRQMGLGVALAIFLDATIIRLMLVPSLMKLFGDWNWWLPFRKKREKSS; encoded by the coding sequence ATGAAAACAAATGTACATAAAGTAGATAAGTGGGGAAAGTTAGGAGCTTTTTTGTATCAATTTCGTTATACAGTAATTGTAGTGTTAGTTTTACTTGCGGTAGCACTTGGGATTTTTGCTCCAAAGCTACCAGGAGTATTAGGTGGTGACGGTTTCCAAACAGAAGGGGACTATCAAAAAACGAAAGAAATTTTAGATAAAGATTTTAAGAGGTCTCAAGATACACTTTTACTCGTTTTTGAAAAAAAGAAAGGTGTTTCACATGAGGAATTTCAAAAACAAGTAGAAGGAATTGTAAAGAATGTACAAGAGAAAGAGACTTATGAATCTTTCCATCATCCAGTGCAAAATAAAGAAATGTTACAAGATGATATCGGCTATGCGACAATTTTATTTTCCGGGAAAACAAATAAGGAACGAATGGAAAAGACGTTACAATTTGCTGATAAAGTCGAAAAGGAAAGTAATACATCGTTAAAAGTAACGCCTACAGGATTTCCAAAAATTAATCAAGAGATTAATGAAAGAACGCAAAATGATTTAAAAGTGGCAGAGATGATTGGATTACCAATTGCATTTCTCGTATTACTATTTTCATTTGGTAGCCTTTTGGCATCTATTTTACCAATTGTAAATGGGGCACTTAGTGTTATTAGTACGATGGGCATATTATACTTTATAGGTGTCGATAAGGAACTATCTATCTTTGTGTTAAATGTTGCACCGATGATTGGACTTGCGTTATCTATTGATTTTGCACTATTATTTGTAAATCGCTTTCGAGAGGAAGTTGCAAAGCGAACGGTAAAAGAAGCGATAGCAATTACATATCAGACAGCAGGGCGTGCAATCGTATTTTCGGGATTATGTGTATTTGTTGGATTATCCGGTTTGTTCTTCTTTAAAATTGATTATATTCAGTCAGTTGCAATTAGCGGAATGATTGTTGTGATTATGAGTATTTTATTTTCACTCACACTTCTACCAGCGCTATTATCATTAATTGGTAAACGAATATTAAAAAAGAATCAAGTAGCACATACTCCGGCAAAGGCGTGGCGTAAATTTGCACAATTTGTAATGAAACATCCAATTGCGATGATTATTGTTGTTACAACATTTATTGTGATTTGTTTATTACCACTACGTACAGCTAATTTACAGTTCCCTGACGTAGAAGCTTTACCTAAACAAAGTGATACAAGAATTGCATATGAGAAGTACGAAGAGGCATTTAATGAAACTGCAAAAACACATGCTGACGTTACGTTAGTGGTAGAGACGAAAAAAGATATGAAAGAAAAAGAAAGTTTACAAAAGATAGAAGAAGTCATTGAAAAGTTAAAAGACGATAAAAAAGTGCATGAAGTAAGAAGTTTATATGATGGGTTAACTGGAATGAAAGCAGATCAAGTTGCTGGAATATTAGCGTCGCCAGAAGCAGCAAAACTAGCTCCTATATTTGAAGCATACACGAAAGGGAATAAGACGACGATAGAAGTCTTTCTAAAAACAAAACCACGTGATGAAACTGCTAAACAGTGGGTTCGTGATTTTAAACAAAATTATAAAGAAACAGATGTTACGTATTATTTAGGCGGAATGACGACGTTCCAACAAGAGTTAGAAGATGAAATTAAAGATAAAGTTGCAATTGGGATGTCTGTTATATTTGGATCGACCTTTGTTATATTATTATTCGCATTCCGATCTATACTCATTCCAATTAAGGCAATTATTATGAATATACTTAGTTTAAGCGCAACAATTGGAATTGTTGTTTGGTTATTTGAAGGTGGGCATTTCGGTTTAGAAGCAAGTCCTGTTCTATTTGTCTTACCAATCTTCATTTTCGGTCTCGTATTTGGGCTTAGCATGGATTATGAAGTCTTTCTTATTTCACGTATCCATGAGTTATATGAAGAAACAGGAGATAACGATCAAGCGACGTTAGAAGGACTTGTTTCAACAAGTAGAATTATTACATCAGCTGCATTAATTATGATTGTTGTAACGGGTGCGTTCGCCTTTACTGATATTTTACCAGTAAGACAAATGGGGCTTGGTGTTGCATTAGCGATATTCCTTGATGCAACAATTATTCGTCTTATGCTTGTACCAAGTTTAATGAAATTGTTTGGAGACTGGAATTGGTGGTTACCATTTCGGAAGAAAAGAGAAAAATCATCGTAA
- a CDS encoding RluA family pseudouridine synthase, which translates to METKKKGEWCEMTVPAKWNGISIESLLKIEWEIPKKLLHQLRMEKGITVNGEQRRWNELLKEGDKLQVHMFMEEEYDVEPEYGELHVVYEDDHVLIVNKPEKMDTHPAEKGGMGTLANLVAFHFQMQGLETKVRHIHRLDKDTTGGVVFAKHRIAGAIMDHLLMERKIKRTYAALVEGKVKKKQGTIDAAIGRDRHHATRRRVSPKGDQAITFYKVEKYFKNQNVTLVTLQLETGRTHQIRVHMSYNGNPLIGDVLYGGQTKYMSRQALHAMKINFLHPITKEEIEVDVPFPIKLNDTIKEFQRMNA; encoded by the coding sequence ATGGAAACGAAGAAGAAGGGCGAATGGTGCGAAATGACTGTTCCAGCGAAATGGAATGGTATAAGCATTGAGTCATTATTAAAAATAGAATGGGAAATACCGAAAAAGTTGTTACATCAGCTTCGTATGGAAAAAGGTATTACTGTTAATGGAGAACAGAGAAGATGGAATGAGCTTCTAAAAGAGGGCGATAAGTTACAAGTCCATATGTTTATGGAGGAAGAATACGATGTAGAGCCTGAGTATGGTGAATTACATGTAGTGTATGAAGACGATCACGTACTCATCGTAAATAAGCCTGAGAAGATGGATACGCACCCTGCTGAAAAAGGCGGGATGGGAACACTTGCAAACCTTGTTGCCTTTCATTTTCAAATGCAAGGTTTAGAGACGAAAGTTCGTCATATTCATCGGTTAGATAAAGATACGACAGGTGGTGTCGTGTTTGCGAAGCATAGAATTGCTGGTGCAATTATGGATCATTTATTAATGGAACGAAAAATTAAAAGAACGTATGCGGCGCTTGTGGAAGGAAAAGTAAAAAAGAAGCAAGGAACAATTGACGCAGCGATTGGAAGGGATCGCCATCATGCGACGAGACGACGTGTTTCTCCAAAGGGAGACCAAGCTATCACATTTTATAAAGTAGAGAAGTATTTTAAAAACCAAAATGTTACGCTCGTAACGTTACAATTAGAAACAGGTAGGACTCATCAAATTCGTGTTCATATGAGCTATAATGGCAATCCATTAATTGGGGATGTATTATATGGTGGACAAACGAAATATATGTCTAGGCAAGCGTTACATGCCATGAAGATAAACTTCTTACATCCTATTACGAAAGAAGAAATCGAAGTGGATGTACCATTTCCTATAAAATTAAATGATACAATAAAAGAATTTCAAAGAATGAATGCATAA
- the potC gene encoding spermidine/putrescine ABC transporter permease PotC: MKKFLVSYSWLILLFLYFPMMVLMVYSFNDSRINAEWEGFTFHWYTDLFQKQDVIDAFVNSMTIAIVTTIVTTVLGVIFAIALHRYKYRYEGAINGLVYLPILIPDILMGLSLLILFSQLGMELGKTTIIIAHITFSISFVVVILAARLSGMGRDLEEAANDLGATPWQTFRFVTFPAIAPGVISAALLTFTLSIDDFVISFFVSGPGSTTLPLYIYSMVKRGVSPEINALSTILIVAIVGLMVLSEIFRNKGADGEENSGGHLPL; encoded by the coding sequence ATGAAGAAGTTTTTAGTTTCTTATTCTTGGTTAATTTTATTGTTCTTGTATTTTCCAATGATGGTTTTAATGGTATATTCCTTCAATGATTCTCGCATTAATGCGGAATGGGAAGGATTCACATTCCATTGGTATACAGATTTATTTCAAAAACAAGATGTTATTGATGCATTTGTAAATAGTATGACGATTGCGATCGTAACGACGATTGTAACGACTGTTCTTGGTGTGATTTTCGCAATTGCATTACATCGTTATAAATATCGTTATGAAGGGGCCATTAATGGTCTTGTGTATTTACCAATTTTAATTCCTGATATTTTAATGGGATTATCTTTACTTATTTTATTTAGTCAATTAGGTATGGAACTTGGTAAAACAACAATTATTATTGCGCACATTACATTTAGTATTTCATTTGTTGTCGTTATTTTAGCGGCACGTCTTTCTGGTATGGGACGTGATTTAGAAGAGGCTGCGAATGATTTAGGAGCAACGCCGTGGCAAACATTTCGTTTTGTAACGTTCCCAGCAATTGCACCTGGAGTTATTTCAGCTGCATTATTAACATTCACATTATCAATTGATGATTTTGTAATTAGTTTCTTCGTATCAGGACCAGGATCAACAACATTGCCATTATACATTTACAGTATGGTTAAGCGCGGAGTATCACCAGAAATTAATGCACTTTCTACAATTCTAATTGTAGCTATCGTAGGATTAATGGTTCTATCTGAAATCTTCCGTAACAAAGGTGCAGATGGTGAAGAAAACTCTGGAGGACACCTTCCTTTATAA
- a CDS encoding DUF1648 domain-containing protein, producing the protein MVKYKYILGILFACLLVTLCLYPYLPNEMAVHWDENGGPNDFMSKQVVIAFIPFFLIFLHGLMYIISHNIYKFNEGEHVIISGFLKTITLFMLFIHMLILFINFGSMISFQTGLTIGISMFLFMLSKLFKQVQSTEKDPIKLQKIRLVSRRIFQMMACSILFSLFLNLKWGFYVLLSVISSGSILFMFYILYSYIIESYET; encoded by the coding sequence TTGGTCAAATATAAATATATACTAGGAATATTATTCGCTTGTCTTTTAGTTACTCTATGCCTCTATCCATATTTACCGAATGAGATGGCTGTACATTGGGATGAAAATGGTGGGCCGAACGATTTTATGAGTAAACAAGTTGTTATAGCATTTATTCCTTTTTTTCTTATTTTTTTACATGGATTGATGTATATTATTTCACATAATATATATAAGTTTAATGAAGGCGAGCATGTCATTATAAGTGGATTTCTAAAGACGATTACTTTATTTATGTTGTTTATCCATATGCTCATTCTCTTTATTAATTTTGGAAGTATGATATCCTTTCAAACAGGACTAACAATTGGGATTAGTATGTTTCTGTTTATGCTTAGTAAGTTGTTTAAACAAGTTCAGAGTACGGAAAAAGACCCAATCAAATTACAAAAGATCCGTTTAGTGAGTAGGCGGATTTTTCAAATGATGGCATGTAGTATATTATTTTCATTATTTTTGAATTTGAAGTGGGGGTTTTATGTATTACTTAGTGTAATAAGTAGTGGTTCTATTTTGTTCATGTTTTACATTTTATACTCATACATAATAGAAAGTTATGAAACATAA